GTCCGGATCTTCGGATATAAGCGTGAAGGTTGCATCCTCAGCACCCACTCCATAATTGTAATTCCTTAGCATGATATCCAGGCTAACCGTATCACCGGGTTCCAGGATATCATTTCCATCCGTATCCTGGAAGGTTAAATGATAGAGATCAAGGGTAATTTCCTGGACAATTTCCGCGACATCGGTAAGTGCCCTGTATGCGTTGATCCGGCCAGCACCCAGCAGGTTCTCGTACTCCGGATTGATGGCATCGATGTTATCGGCTGTTCCGAGTACCTGCGTGATCACCTGGTCAGAAGACCAGTCGGGATGATATGATTTGACCAGGCCCATCAGGCTTGCCACAATGGGTGTGGCACAGGACGTTCCACATGCACTGTTATAGCTATTATCCACAGAGGTGGACCATAAATAATAGGGATTGTCCCCTCCGGGAGCGCTTATTTTCACATGTGGGCCATAATTGGAATAGCTGGCTTTTTCATCGAGGTGGTTCAGTGCAGCCACAGCAATAACCCCCGGAAAGGAGGCGGGATACATATTTTCAAACTTATTATTATTAGCTGTGCCACCAAGGATAATACTGCCTAACTCCAGTGAATAGTTTATTGCCTCACGCTCGGCCTGGGAAGCAAAGCCATAACTGCCCCAGCTATTCGTTATTACATCCGCACCGTTTTCAGCAGCATAAATGATTGCATCATAACTGCGCAACGGGACATTGTCCCAACCTCCCTGTATGGGTAATATTTTCAGGTTCCAGCTAATGCTTGCAACACCGATCTCATTATTTGTTGCAGCACTCGCGTATCCTCCCATGAGGGTGCCATGATCCCACATAAAAGTGCCGGGTATTGGATTGGGATCATTACTGGATAGAAAGAAGTTCCATCCAATAAAGTCATCGATATAGCCATTTTCGTCATCATCGATACCATTTTCATCCCCCGGGTCGAAGATCCATTCACCAAAAAGCGTCTGTTGGAGGACATGGCCATCGCCGTCCGCATCTTCACCCAAATTTTGCCAGATATTATCAATCAGGTCTTCATGGTCCCATTCGATACCGGAGTCAACGATAGCGATGACCACTTCCTCCCCACCATTTTCGCCTTTATGGATTTCCCAGGCAGAATCGGCCTTGATCTGGGGAAGATGAGTCATTTGGCTATACAGTGAATCGTTGGGCTCTTCAAGAAAATAGTTAACAGGTACAGGTTCTGCATATTCGATATTCGGATCTTTGGAGAACTCTTCTGCAACCTTTAATACAGAATATTCTTCGGGAAATTCTATCCTGTATATCCTGGAAAGATCGGGCATGCCTCTTTTAAGCTTTTTAGGATTATAAATGAATCTTTTTTCCAGGAGATCCACCTGGTATTTTCCGGCTTTTGTATCGAGTGAAGGGATGTTAAAGGAGACATTTTCTTTTTGTTTACCTAAATCCCCAATACCCTCCTTTACCTTAATGGTGATCATGCCCTTGTAGAACATGGGTTGACTATTTTCCATGACGGGGAATGTTGTTTGCTGACCGTCATTTTTTTCGGTTGGTATCATCGAGGTCATTCCCATGACCAGGAGCGCTGCGATCAATAAGTAGAATTTTTTCATGATGATTTTGTTTTTACTCCCATTCCAGCCTTCCCCCTTCACTTCGACAAGCTAAGTGTGACCGGGGTAGGACCGGGGCGGGGTGGTTAAAGTTTTATAATTTTTCTCGTTTGTATTCTTTCGTTTGTTGTTACTTTGCAGAAGTAAACGCCTGCCGGTAAATCATTTGTTTGCCAGGAAACCTTGTTTAATCCGAAGTGATCGTTTTGTTGATTAAATTCTTTTATTTCCTGACCGATTTGATGGAATATTTTGCAATCCCGTTATACTGGACAGGTTATCATTACCGTAAGGTAGAGAATCAGCAAATCCTATCCTTAAAGAACCCCCAATTGATTTCAAAACAGTCAAGCTATCCAGATTAGTAATATCATTGCCATTGATATCCTGATATAAATTTCCGATGAGACCTGAATTTTCCCTTGTGTTATTTTTTCAAAAGCTTGGAGTATTTTGTCAGGGTATACTGTAAGCCAGGGGTGGGTGGGGGATTAACGATTAACGATATCTGATTTATAACTGACCCAGGATATTTGATATTTGATTTTGAAAAATTAAATCATGTCTATGCCTAAAAAACGTTGACCGTTTTTTGAGGTTTACTGATCAAATTTAATTTTTTATTTTGATAATAAGATGTTGAAAGCGGGCAATAACTCGAAGAGTTATTCTCGCTTTCAATATCTCTACTGTCAATGAGTTTTTCAAATTGTACTGGACTTAGCTTATTTAAAGCAGAGTGCGGTTTTTGGTGGTTATACATCATTACAGCTTTTTTTGTCTTCTTTAGTAAGTCCTTATAGTTATTTGGGGCATAATATACCAGATAATTATTTTTGATAATACCGTTTACTCTTTCAGCATGTGGGTTTTCATAAGCTGCTTTTCCCATACTATTGAGCATTTTAGCAGATTTAGTCAAGGCTTTAAATTCTTTACAGTAGTATTGGCCTCCACCATCTGAATGGATTATCAATCCTGGATGAGTATTAGTTCCTCTTGTTTTAAAAGCCATTAATAGAGCTGGTATTGTAGTATAGCTTGTTAATAAAGAATCACTTACGCTGTAACCTAATATCCTTCTGGAGTATA
Above is a genomic segment from Bacteroidota bacterium containing:
- a CDS encoding S8 family serine peptidase, whose amino-acid sequence is MKKFYLLIAALLVMGMTSMIPTEKNDGQQTTFPVMENSQPMFYKGMITIKVKEGIGDLGKQKENVSFNIPSLDTKAGKYQVDLLEKRFIYNPKKLKRGMPDLSRIYRIEFPEEYSVLKVAEEFSKDPNIEYAEPVPVNYFLEEPNDSLYSQMTHLPQIKADSAWEIHKGENGGEEVVIAIVDSGIEWDHEDLIDNIWQNLGEDADGDGHVLQQTLFGEWIFDPGDENGIDDDENGYIDDFIGWNFFLSSNDPNPIPGTFMWDHGTLMGGYASAATNNEIGVASISWNLKILPIQGGWDNVPLRSYDAIIYAAENGADVITNSWGSYGFASQAEREAINYSLELGSIILGGTANNNKFENMYPASFPGVIAVAALNHLDEKASYSNYGPHVKISAPGGDNPYYLWSTSVDNSYNSACGTSCATPIVASLMGLVKSYHPDWSSDQVITQVLGTADNIDAINPEYENLLGAGRINAYRALTDVAEIVQEITLDLYHLTFQDTDGNDILEPGDTVSLDIMLRNYNYGVGAEDATFTLISEDPDISILNAECTRDIPADDYFTLENVFQFIVLDADSTHYANFQLITTTDVEITWGDTIDLHVLVAPQGFLVYQDKGSGVNAYSGDFINEFLIEQGYQVFYTSHFPSS
- a CDS encoding IS3 family transposase, which translates into the protein MWFWQNQESLSYSLNKLYRVLNTSRQAFHGKVNRYMHIQEKYHQLEVIMRQFREDHPGMSLRDAYHVINPSDIGRDKFEHYLQAQGFGVGKKKSYHRTTNSNGVIRFPNLIENIELTRVNQVWVSDITYYQMADTFCYLTFLMDLYSRRILGYSVSDSLLTSYTTIPALLMAFKTRGTNTHPGLIIHSDGGGQYYCKEFKALTKSAKMLNSMGKAAYENPHAERVNGIIKNNYLVYYAPNNYKDLLKKTKKAVMMYNHQKPHSALNKLSPVQFEKLIDSRDIESENNSSSYCPLSTSYYQNKKLNLISKPQKTVNVF
- a CDS encoding T9SS type A sorting domain-containing protein — translated: MFHQIGQEIKEFNQQNDHFGLNKVSWQTNDLPAGVYFCKVTTNERIQTRKIIKL